The following coding sequences lie in one Vibrio sp. BS-M-Sm-2 genomic window:
- a CDS encoding caspase domain-containing protein, producing MRKALFLGINDYSNINPLNGCNNDAIEMASVLKRHASGTPNFHSKVYTTAENNLSRRFVEESIQELFSGSCDVALLYFAGHGQFDDNLHEGMIIPQDYRDSRDGVRVSDILQWADNATGIKNKIIILDCCEAGGAGEVRQLKGGASVISDGITILTACRKDEYAQEVSGHGVFTKLMLQALHGGATNVLGHVTPGSLYSFVDNALGPWEQRPVFKTNVSEFISLKEHTPLVPLETLRQLPEWFPESETVYALTPEYEPEYSNHNPELGKIFAQLQKCNRHSLIEPVDSEHMYFAAMESAGCRLTALGAYYRELAIKGHF from the coding sequence ATGAGAAAAGCACTCTTTCTAGGGATAAATGATTATTCGAATATCAATCCATTAAATGGTTGTAATAACGATGCTATTGAGATGGCGTCTGTACTTAAACGACACGCATCTGGTACCCCTAACTTCCATAGCAAGGTATATACAACTGCGGAAAATAATTTAAGTAGACGCTTTGTTGAAGAGTCAATACAGGAGCTATTTTCTGGCTCATGTGATGTAGCTCTATTATATTTTGCAGGTCATGGGCAATTTGACGATAACCTCCATGAAGGAATGATCATTCCTCAAGATTATCGAGACTCAAGAGATGGTGTGAGAGTGAGTGATATTCTTCAATGGGCTGATAATGCAACTGGAATAAAGAACAAAATTATTATCCTTGATTGCTGTGAGGCCGGTGGTGCAGGCGAAGTGCGCCAATTGAAGGGAGGAGCAAGCGTTATTAGTGATGGAATAACAATTCTAACTGCTTGTAGAAAGGATGAGTATGCTCAAGAGGTTAGTGGTCATGGAGTCTTTACTAAGCTTATGCTCCAAGCTTTGCATGGAGGGGCGACAAATGTTCTTGGCCACGTTACACCTGGTAGCCTATATTCTTTTGTTGATAATGCATTAGGTCCTTGGGAACAAAGGCCTGTATTTAAAACCAACGTATCTGAATTTATTTCTTTAAAAGAACATACCCCTTTGGTTCCCTTAGAAACACTTCGTCAGTTACCAGAGTGGTTCCCAGAATCTGAAACTGTTTACGCTCTTACACCCGAATATGAACCTGAATACAGCAACCATAATCCAGAGTTGGGCAAAATTTTTGCTCAACTACAAAAATGTAATCGTCATAGTTTGATAGAGCCTGTTGATTCAGAGCATATGTATTTTGCAGCTATGGAGTCTGCAGGGTGCCGCCTTACTGCACTGGGTGCATATTATCGTGAACTTGCAATTAAGGGGCATTTCTAA
- a CDS encoding TIR domain-containing protein: MNTYNLFISHSWSYGSQYINFTNLLNSRPYFNFKNYSVPKSSPITGARTDYQLSQAIENKVRACSVVVIMAGVYSTHSKWINKEIEIAKRLGKPILAVKPFGSTNISTTVRSAASEVCNWSTESIISAIRRLA; encoded by the coding sequence ATGAATACTTATAACTTATTTATTTCCCACTCATGGAGCTATGGCTCTCAATACATCAATTTTACCAATTTGTTAAATTCCCGTCCTTACTTCAACTTTAAGAATTATTCCGTACCGAAGAGTAGCCCGATAACAGGAGCTAGAACTGATTATCAGTTATCACAAGCTATTGAAAACAAAGTTCGAGCATGTTCAGTTGTTGTAATTATGGCTGGCGTCTATTCAACCCATAGTAAGTGGATTAATAAAGAGATAGAGATAGCAAAGAGATTGGGGAAGCCAATTCTAGCCGTTAAACCTTTTGGTTCGACTAATATTTCTACAACGGTAAGGAGTGCGGCTAGTGAAGTATGTAATTGGTCGACTGAAAGCATTATTTCTGCAATACGTCGATTGGCGTAA
- a CDS encoding DNA-binding protein, protein MLLKLKNFTQDEHPNGNVKGKAVYAALFDFVACHQNEDTFEISLDGIVATDASFPRESVMALAKHFSGEKFFYLTNFKDEDLIDNWTYGAIAKEQPMTVWEGSSATFIGPDMTKSVKELVEYLIKKRKATTSKVAQHFDISTQNASTRLKNIYKLGYVNRVEEAAESGGKEFVYKLIGNF, encoded by the coding sequence ATGCTTTTAAAACTCAAAAACTTTACACAAGATGAACATCCAAATGGCAATGTAAAAGGAAAAGCTGTATACGCTGCTCTTTTTGACTTTGTAGCTTGTCATCAAAATGAAGATACATTTGAGATTTCCCTTGATGGAATAGTTGCAACTGATGCATCGTTCCCACGAGAGAGTGTGATGGCGCTTGCTAAACATTTTTCTGGAGAAAAATTTTTCTATTTAACTAACTTTAAAGATGAGGATTTGATTGATAACTGGACATACGGAGCTATTGCTAAAGAGCAACCTATGACTGTCTGGGAAGGAAGTTCAGCTACGTTCATCGGCCCAGACATGACTAAATCAGTCAAAGAGTTGGTTGAATATTTGATTAAGAAAAGAAAGGCAACCACTAGTAAAGTCGCGCAACATTTTGATATATCTACACAAAATGCGAGTACTCGCCTGAAGAATATTTATAAACTCGGGTATGTTAACAGAGTTGAAGAAGCAGCAGAAAGTGGCGGCAAAGAGTTTGTATATAAATTAATCGGCAATTTCTGA